In the Rhea pennata isolate bPtePen1 chromosome 4, bPtePen1.pri, whole genome shotgun sequence genome, ATGCCcattacttcagaaaatatagCGAGACCTCTTTTAGTCTGTACTCCCCTCTCACTCCATGGCAaccctgtttcttttttccctggcTGAAAAAAACCTGCTCCTGGCCatcattccttttctcctgtgATTCCTCATCTTGTAGACAGAACTTTCCGAGGTGAGCGAGCTGCCTCACCGTTACTTCTAGGCTTGCTATTTCCAGTGACCTCATCTACCAAGCTGTCAGATCTTCTGTAAAACCTTTCACCTTTGCTCAAGGTACAATGTCCAGATCATTTCTGCCGCTctggcataaaaaaaaaaaaaaaaaaaaaaaaaaaaaaaaaaaaaacacacagtgtttcctttttatCCAAGTCCTTTGGCTGTGCTGATTTTTTCTAATTAtgtctcttttttcctgcttgacTTAGAATGCCTTTTTACTCATCCATTTGCTTTAAACTGCATTGATTTACAATCtatcaaatgatttttttcctatgatcTTAATGGCCTTACAATACATTCACTGCTTACAAGTGATAAAATAACACCACCTCTTCTTGTTTCAGTGACTGTCaaagaaatctgtttctctACTGTATCCAGCACTTCTCCAGCCCAATCAATATTCACAGCACCAGCTATTCTCCCATTTCTACCTGGGAAAGGAGAGCTGCTCAGTAAGCATTATATGCTAGGTATCTTTATCCATGTGCAAACATAACTTCACAGCTTGTAGCAAGCCCTAttcaaatgtttgtttgttccGATGGTGACTCCAATGTCACTGACTCTCGGTTTTGCCACAGGCTCTCTTTTAACAGCTTTTCCTGCTGTGATTTTGATCCAAATACTTCGGGTCTATTCCTCCGTCTTTTTATGTAATTCAGCATTCAGTGCTACTCAGTGACCTTCACCGTTACCTCTTCCAGAACATGGGAAAGTACCTTTGGGTCAACGATTTCACTctgctcttttatttccttaataGCAGGCCTTGTTTCATGAGTTGGTGGGTTTTATTCCTCCATTTTATTGCTCAGGCTCCTTGCTTATGTACCCAAGTGTTTTGAATGTGCTATGCTGTCCACTTTGCTCCCAGGCTGGTACAAGCTGCTGGTTCCTGCCCACCTCTCATTTACATTTTCCCTCCCTTGCCATCATCGTCTCTTCTGCTGTCTCTTTAGCCATTCTCATAGCCATGTTttacttgccttttttcccccgtTTCCTTGCATAgccctccacccccccccaacttTGCTTCTGAACTCCTTAGTTTCAATTCTGTTCTTAACCAGTTGCCTCAGGTCTGGTTTCGGAGAGCTCCCACTCCAAGTGGTATCTTAAAGTGCTCCATAATCCTGAGCCTTGTCCAAGGCAAGCACGGCAGGGGAAGGAAAGCCTTCCGGAGGTGCAGAAATCAAGCCGTATCCCTACGCGGAAGCAGAATGTATGTGCTCCAGGAAAGGTAAAGATCAGAAGGTGCCTGAGACCTACTGTGATGCTGCTCATGTCTGGGTCTGTATAGTGGCACTTAGAGGTGTAAAACCCCAAATAAGATCCCCGGAAAGATGCGGTCAGCTCTGCCATGGAGCGACAGAGGTGCTTGATGCTTCTGCTAATGCTGGAAGTGTCTCGTTTTGACGGTTGCCAGCTGCCTGTGCACTGATCCGTACCTGCGCTCGGCGCCTTCCCACCCACCCGGCAGCCTGCGGGGACAAACCCAAGCTCTGCGGCTCGTCTTCGGCCCGAGTTTTCACCCTCAGGGCtgcccggccgggcgccccgcggggcccggtGTCcgagcagcgccgcggccgcggagcctCCCCAGGCCGCGCTCGCGGTgccgctcccggcgcggccgccgccgcctctcgggccgcagcgcagcgcgggcGGCTCCTTGCAAAAAGATAAAGGAGGGGGggagcgaaaaaaaaaaaaggttgcagAAACTTGCAAGTGCCCGCTTGCAGGGAAAAGGCGGACACACCGAAGAAGCGCGTTCTGCCCGtgggggagcggcgcggggggcggccgggctgccggcgcggggggcggtgcgggcgcggggggctgccggcgcggggggcggtgcggggggcggtggcggcggcggggcggccccgccggggcgcggcgaggggcggcggcggcggcggcggcggcggcggagcgaggccgccggggcggggTTTGCGGGGGCGCCCAGAAAAGcgccgcgggagcggcggcggcggcggcggcggcgggcggagcgggccgcggcgcggcgcggcgcggagcggcgaTGCGCCTGACGCAGAGCATGTGCACCATCGCGGAgtgcggcgcggccggcgccgagggctgccccgcggccggcgccgctcgcccccgCCTCGTCAAGATCGCCGTGGTGGGGGGCAGCGGCGTGGGCAAGACAGGTgaggcggggggcgcgggggccgcggggccgcgggcggcgagCCCGGCTAACGCCGCCTCTCTCTGGCCTCCCGCAGCGCTGGTGGTGCGGTTCCTCACGAGGCGCTTCATCGGCGACTACGAGCGCAACGCAGGTGAGTGCCGGCCCGGtccggcccggctcggcccggcccggcccctcgGGGCGCGACGGCAGCGCCGCTGCCTTTGTGCTGCCCCGGggccagggcggcggcggcggcgctggggaCCGCGGGCGcgtggtggtgctggtggtgctggtgggaACTGGGCTGTGCAGCCTCGGGCGGCGGGTGGTGCTGGTGGCGGTGGCGGTGGATGTTCACTGCCACGTAAAAGCAGCAGCGAGGGCAGAGGGGGAAGCCGCTCCGCGCCCGTgcagcggcgccgggccgcgggctcACCGAAAGGGGCTGTACGGTCCTGGAAGTAGGCGTGCAAAAATAGCATGGAATCGGGTCGTAAGTGTGGGAGACCTGCAGGATGATGGGGCTATGATGGCAACTCGCAGCAGGTACTTCTAGGGGAAGGGGCTTCACAGACCCACCACCACGGCGTGGCGGGCTGGCAACTTGTTTTTGTTGGACATTCAGCCCATGCAATAGTCTGACTGGCCGTCCGAAGAGAGGTGCACACCAGTTACCGCAAACAGGCAGTTTATGATCACAGCTTCACCACTGCTGCCTTTTACCGCGTTTCCATTCTTTACCAGCATTTACTTTATATGGAGAAAACATCCTTCTTTGAGAAAGTCTTTTATCTAAAACAAGAAAGCATAAACCTAATATTTTACCCTAGGCAAACTGAATACTAACAGCTGAAAGACCCAGGCAGTGTCAggtaaatggagaaaaagaagcgGCAATGTTAAGTACTTGCCTGAGCATAGGATAGTGTCAGTGTAAAGTCATACAAACTTAAGTACAGAAATCTGCTGAGGAAATgacgggggcgggggggggggggggaatcccaCCAAACAAACAGCATACAGTAAATATTACTGACCAGCCAGCAGAGcttaaaaatgatctttcagAGAAAAGGTTTGGCAAAGTGCAGAAAGATTAAGTGACAAGCAAACTGCACTTCTATATTAAAAGTTGGTTATTCTGCATAGTTACCTTTATACTTCAGCCAGCCTTTGGGAAGTGATTGAGCTCCAAGTTGCACAATATTAACTGTCAAGCTTCAAAACAAGTCAATGCAGATTGAATCCCAGGTTTCCAGAACATCAAAAAAATTAAGGGGTTGTTAAACATACCAAATTTTTTTATTGGTCCTTCAGTTCACTAATAGCAATATCACTTTCTCTGCAAAACTaacgggggaggggggaagtgaGGTGGTGTATTACTTCATCCAGTTCCttccaaaagcagcatttatCTGTCTGTGGAGCGGTGACTGTACTTGTGATACTGTTGGTGTTGTCATTAGGTAATCTCTACAGCAGACATATCCAGATAGATGGAGAGATGTTGGCTATTCAAGTGCAAGATACTCCAGGAGTTCAGGTGAGCTAGACACATCCATGCAGTTCACCAAAGGAGCTCCGATTTTTGTGTGCATGTCCCTCCATGTCTGCAAGATCCTCTCATTACAGTCcttctagaaaatatttcactgtcCCTTTCAGAGTTTGGTATTCCGCGTGGGAGAACTGGTAACTGGTTTTTTAACCAGTCAAACCAGATGTCTCAGGTGCCCATAGTGTGCTggcagtaaaagaaaacaactcaCTATTTCACCAAATCATTTGTACGTGGGAGGCTCATTACTTTTGTAGGgctgaattatttaaatgtctTATTCTCACATATGAGGAACATTAGATAAAAAGACTAAATGCTTTTGTGCAGATGTGGTACACATGAATAAAGATGTTATGACTACAGCCTAGCAAAGATTCACTTCATAAATGTGTACGATGGAAACTTAGGTCTACTGTGTTGTGCCTGTACTCAATAGGATGTTGTAAGTTAAAGTTTTGAATGTATAGACCTGAGTAATGCTGgatttctgcctttctgaaCTGGGCAGCTCTCCAGGTCTAAATGCTTCCAGCTCATATCTTTGCTTCCCCAGACTTACTGTCTAGCCAGTTAATTTCCCATTCTGTGGAACTACAAAGTCTCTCTCTGCATGCAGAACTACTCAGGTCGATTTTCCGTTTGAGTATAGCAAGCTCCAGTGTTAAATTCCAGCTTTTTGCAGCTGAATcaacatatatatttgtgtgtcaCACTCAGATTAAGtttgtatttgaaatgcaaatacatAATGTCTGAAAGTATAAAATGCATTTGGCTTTACAGATGTTGAAGATAGTTGAAGTAGCAAAAAAGATTACAGGAGCCTATCTAACTTAAGATAATTCATCTTCCAGATCCATGAACACAGTCTGGATTGTAATGACCAGCTGAACAGATGCATTCGCTGGGCAGATGCACTTGTGATTGTCTTCTCCATCACAGATTATAAGAGCTATGAACTACTTAGTCACCTTTACCATCACGTTCGACAGTTGCATCCAGGAAACACAGTTCCTGTTGTCATTGTAGCCAACAAAGCTGATCTCTTGCATATTAAAGAGGTGGAGCCTCAGCATGGACTTCAGCTGGCCAACATGCTGGGCTGTACTTTCTATGAAGTATCTGTCAGTGAAAACTATAACGATGTCTTCAATGCTTTCCATGTCCTGTGTAAGGAAGTTAGCAAACAACAAACAACCAGCACTCCTGAGCGAAGAAGAACCTCTCTTATTCCACGGCCCAAATCCCCCAACATGCAGGACCTGAAGAGGAGGTTTAAGCAAGCTTTGTCTGCTAAAGTGAGGACTGTCACTTCTGTTTAAAAGCAGAGCCAAGCGGAGGTTTTGGTCTTCCCAACATTTTAGCCCAAGTTTGACACCTGGAATGTTAAACACTGGCACTTCTAGAGTCCAAGGCAttgggggtttgggggggaAGGTGGTTCAGGTAGCCTTCCGAATGGCTGTAGAAACAAGAAACTGGCTAAAGAAGATGGGAGGGGGGAACTCTTGGAATGGTTCTGGGAGGTAAATTATGGAACAAgtttcatttccaaatgaaaatgctttccagTAAATGAACTTTCAGTTTGTCTTTTCTCCAATGGGACAGATTTGGCTTAAAGttcatgcagaaaaaaacttttaactGTAACTCTCAACTTCTTGTACCTGAGCAGGGAAATAGCCTGAACTGTAGTTCACTGTTCAGAAGTAACCACTTGAGTCTTACCGTGTTTTCACTTGGATGAAGGACAGCATGATatatctgtttaattttattgcaCAGTAGAGCCATTTATTACGcatgtatttcaaaacaaacaagcaaacatgaaattattctataaatgtaaaataagtgGATGTGACTGGGTATCAAGACTGTAAACAATGgtcctttattttttactagCTACATTATTGCTGACAATTTGAGCAGACTCTTTGTATGCAAAACTATTGTCCACAGGGTGTAAATGTATCTAATTGCAAGTGACTTGTGAGTGTTTTACTGTCTGAAAGTAATATTGTCCAGACTAAATGATCCAACACCGAGCTCTTGAGGAATGAGCCCGGAGTTGAGTGATAGTCCACTGTAGGTAGCAGCTGGTATGagacatttttctccttctgtcacTCTACCATGTATGATAGGCACAGAAAGAACTTGGCTGTAATTCAGCTTTGATGTGAAACATGCTGCAGGCTGTAGGCAATGAAGCTGGTTGATTTGTTCTGAGCTGAGCCAGTTATTGGTCATCCTTAAACACGTATGGcagatttatgtatttttacattgaGCCAATGGAGTTCACAGGCAAAAGGCCTTATACACATGCACTTTAAAAAGCCAGTTGTGCTTTTGTGTAAACTGtaacttatttattttgtgtatagTTACTCCTCATATGGAGCAGACTTTTCATTCTTACTGCCTGTTTCAACATTAAATTTTTTGGATTGCATGTTTTCGTGTGTTCTTTATGTCTATGAGAAACAATTAGTGAAACCAATTGGTGAACCAGTGAAACACTGAGACAAAAGTAATAGTTTTCTTAGGGTAGGTAACATACACTGCAGAAACAGAGTTAAGGAGGCCTTTGCTGCCTATACTGTTGCTTCATTAGCATGACCTGCAGGGGGAAGCTTTCACAACCCTTTTACAATTTCCTTGTAAGAAATTCTTTCAGGAGAGGAACTGAAAAATGGAGAGGCTTTACAAAATAGAACAGGATTTTTCATGTCCTTTGTCAAAAAACTCTAATGAGAAAAGAATCATGTAGGGTAGGTCAAAATTGGCAAAACACTGAGTTTTAAGTGCCTtctacttaaaaacaaaagttggTAGAACAGTTTTGTATATTGAGCTATATGACACAATGAAGAATTCAAGTTATTGCAAGTCTGCAACTGTTTTATTCATGTATAAAGTAGCTTTAATGTGAGCTCCTACTGCACCCTTCTGCTGAGGAGGATGGTAGTGCTTGGACTAGACTGACTACCACACAGCCTCCCTGGGTTAGTACACAGGCACAGTAATCGGTGTGGGGAGACACCGACATGGTCCTGCTGCTGATCATCTTTTGAACACAAGCTGCCACCCCAGCCTCACCACTGATTTAGGACTaggattttaaacaaaaccGAGCTTGCTCGTCCAGCCTGAGCTTCTCACCAAATACTGCTTAGCTCATTCTAGTAGCAAACCTCCTTGCTAAGAGTGgccttgtgtttttttcctccgCATCCctgtttagtttagtttagtgTCACACATGAAGGACTTAGAGACTCCTCGGGCACTTGCACGAGCAAAGTCTCTTCTGTGCTGCTCCTGTTTTCACATGACTGGCAGGAGCTTTGTGTCCCTCCAGCAGCCACAGGAACAAGGGAAAGGTTTTGTCAGGGCATGACAACACCCATTGCCCTGGCCTTCCCCCAGTATGCATTATGCTGTTTCCTACAAAAATGGAGCTACTTATTTTGTGAGAGCCTCTGTAAAGCCTCAATTCCAGTCTTGTTCTACAAGAGGAGTAGGTTTCTTGCAGCCATCTGCTGCTCCCTCTTTAGCTACTAAGAATGGGATGGTGGATGAGTCCCAGCATCTGCCCCCACATCTGTGCCCACTGGCTGAAAAGACCCTCCTGTGAGGAACTCTGGAAAAACAGCCACTGCCTCAAGGCAGGGAAAATGCTTGACCTGTAAGAAGTGCGACAGCACAAGTGTCTACTTAAACCCAACTCATTATCCTTTACAGGATGTCCTCAAATGGCCAGGTGAGAAACCTGAGAGCACTTGATGAAAATGAGTAGGGGAGAGAAAGCCACAGCAACCAGACTCGATCATCACAGGAAAACAGCATCTCAGAGACAGGAATACCTAAGCCCCTTGGGGTTGTCGCCAGAGGTCAGCAATGACCACTAGAAGGAGAAAAGActttctgctgccagcagagtaTAGACACCTCTCCAGGATACCTCCCAGGACAGAAGCTTTAGGTTCCTAGGGGCAATCAAATAGTGCAAAAGAAAACTGGGTCACAGGCATGTGCTGTCTGGGCATGCACAGCCTTGTGTAACCAGTGGGAGAGAGCAAAGGGATGAAGTTAGGCTCAAAGTTAGGAGCTTTGCTTTATTGATTACATAATTTCCAAAACATCCATATTCTAAGATAAAAAGtacagaacaaaagagaaaaaagaaaccaaagggACTGGCTATTTGCCTTCAAGTTGctctgttaaatatttcttgagCTTTTAACATTACAATTTCataatatttctcatttcttataGCACAAAGTTCCATTCTATAGTGATTGTTACAAATCTCTTTTCCATAGAGGCAACATTGTCCATGCTTTATAATCAGTTCATTGTTCCCTTCTAGCCACTCGAAAGTGAGTTTAGATCAAAATGCAGCCTTTTCTGAAGACCATTATAAACATTTAAGAGAACTTAAGCTAGCTACTGAACAAAGGTTAAAAAGCTACTTCCTCTTTAATCTATTCCTTTGGCATAATAAAGAAAACTATGATAGAGCAAACTTCACATACATGTTCTCACTCTAAGCTCTAGTCTTAGCATCCCTGGGAATGAATCAAGAGGATGCAGCTTTATAGCTCCACCATTTTATGCTGCAATTTCGAAATCTTGGTGCTATATGCAATCATAATCCCTACTGGCTGGTGCTTTTTTATCCTAGATTGTATCAaagttttataaagaaaaattacGTAACTGAGTTTGATAGCAGTTCTTTCATGATCATAAATCAAAGGCTGTTCTTTAATCATGCTGTTCAGAAATCTAGCTCAAGAAAGAATCTGCCACCACAGCCTCTTGAAAgtgggaacattttttttctgttttaaatgcatGTGAGAGGGGCATTTTTCCAGGGTTAACATCAAATTATCACAGCCCATATGTCCTACTGCGCAAAACTACAGAGAAGTATGCCATCAGAAACAGTCTTTTCTCCTGAGACTGTGGGTGGAGAAACTAGAGCAGGAACTGGCAATTTGAGAGAGAAGCAACGATGTAACTCCGCACTTGATTCTGGCTCTGTTTCTCTGCTCCTACCAGTTGGGCTGGGAGCACTAGTGGActggcagctgctctgctggtcAGGtcagggttgcacccaggccTCTCTGGGGTGAGAGATGAAGTAAGAGCACAGGCTGCTAATGCTCCATGAGGCACATGTGTTTTGCAAGGTAATGTGACAAAGAGGGTGGATTTTGTTAGCCTCTTCCTCCCTTAGCAGCATTTCCAAACAGAAGCAACCCCAGTGCAACCATCGGGATTATTCACAGAGAAAGGGTCTGCTCAGGGAGTGCATATTCAGCAGCCTGTGGTCCTAAGGGACATTTCCTCACCTCCCCCTTTTCTAGGGAATTCTTACAAGCAGCTGTTCTTGCTTGCACTGAGTGGGGCTAGGGAAGGCCAGTGTATACTGGGCGATTCAGGACCGTGCTGCATTGTCTTTATAAAGGGGAGAGCTGGTCACTGGACAACTGGACCATTTTAAGTGCTCTCCGTAAGCTGCAGCCAGGTACCCAGCTGCTTTACCCCGTTTCAGCTGGAAACATAACTGCAGCAGAAGAcaggtcacttttttttttggtgggggggaggaggattGGAAAGGGTGACAGACCAAGAATTTGATGTTTCCAGCCAAGGCAGTCACTTATCTTCTCCACAGATCCTCCCATGTCAGATATCAGTGTCGGACTGGAGATGGTCCGTGGCAAACAGCAACTCGATAGCACTCAGTGGAGTCAGGAGTGCTGAGGAGAGCACAAGGACctggaaaaagggggaaaataaacagcacaTCAAAATTAGGCGGTCCAAGACTGACTGCTGTATAAATGAGACATGCACAAAAACTGTTTGCTTATGCCACACTAGATATGCTGTGTGTTTCTGGTGCTTACTGACAGGGGAATACAACTTGCCCAGTGATACTGTCTGCCAGCTAATAATTGTAGTTAAATCTCTTAAGGAACATAATGACTAGTAGCATTGTACTCTTAATGAATGTGTGCGTTGACTCGCTTCTACCCACATCTTACCCAGTGATTTGTTGTGACTGCCATTGTGTTTACCGCGAGGCACCAGATGCTCAGCCAGCAGTTTCCTCTCCTATAGCACAGAACTTTGTCAACATGCAGTTTTGACTGACAGCTGTTTCCTCTCTGTTTAAGATAAGGCAAGCACTGCAGAAGTGTTGCCTGCCTACTGCGGCTGCTCAGTGAACTACAGTCCCTGTTCGGAAATGTCTCTTCAGACAAGACAGCCGTGGTTCTGTACATCATGACCAAAGTTCAACCTCCGACACCGCTGGGATGCTGTCgttt is a window encoding:
- the RASL11B gene encoding ras-like protein family member 11B — protein: MRLTQSMCTIAECGAAGAEGCPAAGAARPRLVKIAVVGGSGVGKTALVVRFLTRRFIGDYERNAGNLYSRHIQIDGEMLAIQVQDTPGVQIHEHSLDCNDQLNRCIRWADALVIVFSITDYKSYELLSHLYHHVRQLHPGNTVPVVIVANKADLLHIKEVEPQHGLQLANMLGCTFYEVSVSENYNDVFNAFHVLCKEVSKQQTTSTPERRRTSLIPRPKSPNMQDLKRRFKQALSAKVRTVTSV